The uncultured Fusobacterium sp. DNA segment CTTGTTTCAGAAACAGTTCAAAGAAATTTCGAAAAGCTAAAGGGGATATCTGAAGTGTTGTCGAAGGTTAAAAAAGAGGTATTCGAGGACTTTGAAACAGCTCTTGAAATGAAAGCTGAACTGTATGGAATCAAAGAAAATCAGCAATCACATACATTTACAACACCAGAGGGGCTTTCAATAACAATAGGACACAGAGTGACAGATAATTTTGATGATACAGTTCATACAGGAATAGAAAAAGTAAAAGGGTATATTTCAAAAGTTACAGCAGGAGAAAAAGCTGAGCTAGAAGAATTGATTAATCTACTACTTAAAAAGGATAAAAATGGAAATTTAAAAGCATCAAGAGTACTTGAACTTGAAAGAGTAGCTGAAAAAATCAATGATATGGAATTAAAAGATGGAGTTCATATAATAAAAGAAGCATATAAACCTGCTAAATCAAGTACTTTTATAGAGGCTTATTATAAAAATAAGCAAGGTAAGAAGGTATATCTTCCACTTAGTATAGTAAATGTAGATATGGAGGAATAAAATGTATCCAATAACAGAAGGGCAAATAAAAAAAATACATGTAGTTAAAGCTGAACTAAGATTATCTGAAGATGAATATAGAGCAATTTTAAAAGGAATGTTTAATGTTGGGAGCTCAAAGCAATTGAGCTTCCAGCAAGCTAAAAAGTTGATTGAAAAGTTAGTGCAGTTATATAAAAAAGAAACAACTCTTACTCCTGCACAACTTAGTAGAATAAATTATTTAGCAAGTGAAGTATATAAAACAAATACATATGAAAAATTAAAAGAGTGTATTGAAAGGAATATTGGTTATTCTGTACCAGTAGCATCTCTTTCTAAGAAAGAAGCTACAAAGATTATCAATACTCTGGAGGGAATAAAGAAATGGCTATTGAAAAAGAGATCAACATCAAAAGAG contains these protein-coding regions:
- a CDS encoding phage protein GemA/Gp16 family protein, translating into MYPITEGQIKKIHVVKAELRLSEDEYRAILKGMFNVGSSKQLSFQQAKKLIEKLVQLYKKETTLTPAQLSRINYLASEVYKTNTYEKLKECIERNIGYSVPVASLSKKEATKIINTLEGIKKWLLKKRSTSKEIGS
- a CDS encoding DUF3164 family protein codes for the protein MEINLSNLTEEQRKQLFEQMKEEEKAKEQKKQQIREEYKNLVSETVQRNFEKLKGISEVLSKVKKEVFEDFETALEMKAELYGIKENQQSHTFTTPEGLSITIGHRVTDNFDDTVHTGIEKVKGYISKVTAGEKAELEELINLLLKKDKNGNLKASRVLELERVAEKINDMELKDGVHIIKEAYKPAKSSTFIEAYYKNKQGKKVYLPLSIVNVDMEE